Sequence from the Streptomyces sp. R33 genome:
GCCACCCCCGGGCCGCTCCCGGCGCGGTGCGCCGCCAGCCACTGGAGGCCGAACCAGAACAGCAGGACGATCCAGGCCGGGAAGCGCAGCGGCAGGAAGAGGAGGAACGGGAACAGGCTCGTCACCCTCGCCCGGGGGAACAGACACAGGAAGGCGCCGAGGACCGCCGAGATCGCACCCGACGCGCCGACCAGGGTCTGGGCCGAGGAGGCGTTGGCCGCCGCGTACGCCGCCAGGGCGAGGTAACCCGTACAGACGTAGAAGGACAGGAATTCCGGTCGGCCCATCCGCTCCTGCGTCATCACGCCGAAGACGTAGAGGAAGAGCATGTTGCCGAGCAGGTGCAGCCAGCTGCCGTGCACGAACAATGCGGTGAGCGGGGTCAGCAGCGCCCGCCCCGACCCGGTGAACAGCTCGTCCGGGACCACCCCCCAGCGCCGGAAGTAGGCGGTACCCGCCTCCAGTAACCGCTCGCCCGTCCCGTACGAGGGGTTCAGCCCCGAGGCCGGGCCCAGCAGGAACACCACGCAGCAGCCGGCGATCAGCGCGTGGACGACCACCGGGCCCCGGACGGCATCCCGGACGCCCTCCCGGAGGGCCCGCCACCTTACGATCATGCGATCGAGCATGACCCAAGCGGACCCACCCGGAGCACCGGCAGGCCGTAGGGTTACGTGCTGCGGTCCGCCGATTGACGCAGACGGCGGCTTTAATTGAATCAGTTACGAAGAAGGAGAGAGCGGCCTGAT
This genomic interval carries:
- a CDS encoding rhomboid family intramembrane serine protease: MLDRMIVRWRALREGVRDAVRGPVVVHALIAGCCVVFLLGPASGLNPSYGTGERLLEAGTAYFRRWGVVPDELFTGSGRALLTPLTALFVHGSWLHLLGNMLFLYVFGVMTQERMGRPEFLSFYVCTGYLALAAYAAANASSAQTLVGASGAISAVLGAFLCLFPRARVTSLFPFLLFLPLRFPAWIVLLFWFGLQWLAAHRAGSGPGVAYLAHVVGFSLGFVYAWVRYRRTTRVRRPATATEGDSQP